GGACGGCGACGGTCACAAGAAGCTGTCGCGCTTCTTtggcggcagcaccaccaaGAAACGGCAGCGGCTCGTCATGGTTACGTCGAGCGGACGCATCGTGCTTGCGCCGGCTGGTGGGGAGGAGAAACGGGCCAAGCAGGAGATCTCGCTGCTGGCACCGGATTGCACGTGGAAGACGCAAATCGACGCCAAGGGACAGACAGTCTGGTGCGTCGACGTGGTAAGCAGCCCAcctctttctttcttccaACGCCTTTTCCGGGGCTGTCTGCTGAGACAGACGTCTGGCCTCCAGAACGGTGTGCACTACACCTTCGAAGAACCCAAGTCGTCGCAGAACGGCGACGCCAAATTCTCGGTGGACGATTGGATCGAGTCGCTCGAGCGCGCAAAAGAACTGGCCATGTCGCAGAACATGGCTGGTTCCTACAGCAACGATAACGGATTCGGCGGCATGTCGTCGACCTTGTCCAGCCCGGCAAGCACGATGGGGGGAATGGCCAACCTCCAGGAGGGATACAACATCAGCGACAGGTCGGGCCGCAACCAGCCCAACAGGAGCCAAGCCAGCCTGGAGGAGACCGCAGTGAAGCGTAACCGCTTCAGCAAGCGGCAGTCCAAGAACGGTCTTGGCGCTGCTTTCTGATTCACATGCATGCCGCCAATCGAGTCACAATCTGCGGATGCGGCGCGTTTTCCTTCCAACGGATTTGAGGACATTATCTTGGGGTGCGGCTTTGCTGGCGTTGGGTTCCACCGGAGGAGGATTGGAAGGGCTTGCAAATGAGAACGTGAGGAGGCCCCCATGAGGAGGGCACGTCGCGTCCTCCTTAACTGCATTTGTTTACTACCTTTAATGGGAATTCTCCCCGCTAGCGTGGGCGTAGGCTGAATCGGATCATCTGGCCACTGCAACTCGCTGCCAAGGGGCTTCAGTTTTCTGCGCACAGAGGAGTATTTCCCGTCTTGGGCAAGGTGACTGATGTACATGCACCTCAGTCCCCAACGTCAGTGTTTGAGTTGACTTGCGACAATAAGAAGCATGGCAAACAATTTTACGGGGGCCGCCAGGCGGACGGAGACATGAGGTCGTGATCTGGGGGGTCACATGATCTCTCTCAGATCCTATACCTGGTACATACCTGGGCAAGGCTGCACGTGACCGCCGCCCACACGTAGCCCTAACCCTGGCCTCCGCCATcctctttccttcttctcaTTCCCTTTTGCAAGCGATTGCTGTGTGGGGTGTCGGTGTGCTGCTAAGGTAGCAAGGCTTTCTTTCGCTTGTGAACTCCACCAGTCTCATCGAACCACGACGCGATCGGACGCGCCGGAAGACCAGAACCCCAGGAGCCGAATTGGAAAACGGCCACCGCTCGGACGAAAGAATAGCGCCACAACTACTGGTCTCGTCTTCCTTTCCCGCCCATTTATACAATTCCCTCAAGCGTAACCCCATCCCGATGCAGAACCAAATGCAGCCGCAGTACCGTGGGTACGCTCCACAACATGCCGCGCCGAGGACAGCAGGACAGCATGTCCcaccccgccgcggcggcatcggTACGTGAACCATTGAGATGACTTTTTCGGCTTCGTCCGATGCCCGCTCTCTTCCAGACCCTTCCCGGTTGCCCTGGCCCCCGCGACGCGCTCCGCTTTTCCGTTGGCcccccgccctcctcgtcggccccTCCGGCACAAACTTAGGCTGCTGTGGTGGAGCTCTGCACGTCTGCTCTCCACGGCGCTCTACGTAGCCTCCGGGCTTTGTGAACCCGGGCACATTCTATTGCGAATCGCATATCCCACACTGCAATGGTCTCGAAGCCGTCGAGTGCCATCAACTCGAAGCCCTCAGAGGAAAAGGAATAGCTGCCGTCTAACCGTCCGTTTATCTGTCGCAGGCCCCATGATGTCGGCCGGTCCTCACCACTCCGTGCCCATGACGCAGGCGCAAATCAACCAGCAACatcaccaacaacaacaggcGAACCACCTTGCGAAATTGAGGAGTCGCAAGCCCACCGACAAGTCGCTACCCGATGGCGTCGAGGAGACATTGGTCGGGAGCGATGTCGCGGCCGCCTACAAAAACCTCCGCGACTTGGAGCGCCGCCTCGATGCCACCATGACGCGCAAAAGGCTGGATATTGTTGATTCGCTAAGCCGAAACACAAAGGTCGGTCGGCTCGGACGGGGTGCTCGGAAACAAACTCATGGCTGACGCTTGGTGTGGTACAGCGGTACAAGACTTTGCGCATCTGGATCAGCAACACCGTGGAGGACCAATTCTGGCAGAGCAACGGCCTCAACGTCGACACTTTCGACTTTTCGTCGAACCTCGAGTCCTCATACCGCGTCAAGATAGAGGGCAGACtgctcgacgacgatgacgaatCCGAgacggacgacgaggagcccAAGGCCGGGGACGGCGGGGCCGATGGCGGCAAGATGGAAACCGACACGCCCAGCAAGATCAAGACCAAGGCTGCGCCCGCAAAGAGGGCCCGGCTGTCGCACTTCTTCAAGGCCCTCACGGTGGACTTTGACCGGTCGAGGTCCGGGAGCTCGGGTGCGGATCCCATCGTCGAGTGGAAGAAGCCGGACAGGacgccggccggggcgggcaACCTCCCAGCCATGGCCGACTTTGACCAATTCACGTTCAAGAGAAACGGGGACGAGAACATGAACATCACCATCAACCTCTTCCGGCACGAGGATCCCGAGCGGTTCGAGCTCAGCCCCGAGCTCGCCGAAGTCATCGACATGCGCGAGGCAACGCGCCAGGAAGTGGTCATGGCCCTGTGGGAGTACATCAAGCTGATGAATCTACAAGAGGACGAGGAAAAGCGCAACTTCCGCTGCGACGATCTGCTGAGGACCGTTCGTAACCTAAccagccgcggcagcccTCTTTTCTTATCTCCCGTTCTCTCGTACTGACTGGCAGCAGATCATCCCCCGCGAGACAGGGTACATCCCGCAGCTCAACGAATACATCACCCCGCAcctgcgcccgctgccgcccatcAAGCTGCCCTACACGATCCGGGTCGACGAGGAGTTCCACaaggcgccgcagccgaccATCTACGACGtccgcgtcgccgtcgacgacccGCTGCGCGCCAAGCTGCTGCCCTTCATCCAGAACCCGCAGTACGCGGCCATGCTCAAGGACGTCGCCGTGCTCGACGACCAGCTGGCCACCCTCGTCCAGGCCGTCGCCCACTCCAAGGCCAAGCACACCTTCCTGACGTCCATGGCCCGCGACCCGGTCGGGTTCGTCAAGGCCTGGCTGAGCTCGCAGAAGCGCGATCTCGAGGTCATCATGGGCGAGGCcacgcgcggcggcggcgaggacgccaCCGGCGACGAgtggcgccgcggcggcagggaCAGCGTCTGGGCCACGCCCAACGCCAGGGAGAGCGTCAACGTGCTGCTTTCGAAGCAGCCCGCCAGGGTGTGAGTGGTTCCAGGAATGTTTTGCCTTGGTCTGAGTTGAGGGTTGGGGGTTGGGGGTTGTGTATGTGGAGGGCGAAACTACCTACTTATCAATACAGATGGCGTTGTTGGCTGGGAGTTTTTTTTAGGGGGAGTGGATATTGGCGAAGCGGGAAAGAATGGATATACGGGATATGgcgttgctgctgttgttaTTGAATACTGTACTTCTGGCTTTGGCTGCAGCTGCTCATACTTAGTCGTAAACTTGGACGGTCGCCCGACCTGTGCTTTGTCCAATCCTTATTGCGATATTAGACCCCCTCCCCAAAAAGAACTGGTTTCCCATCAGTGGTAAGAATTTCCATGTGGACAGAGATGCGAGCTGTTCGAACCCGTAAATTCGGAATATATCTAGGATATTCTCGCGCCTCGGTGTGTGTGTGTCCTGCCCGCCTGATATATGCTCCCATCCCGCCCGGCCTCATCCATTCATCCATTCATGAATTGCATGTACACATCCAGGAATCTAGTAAATACACCCATTCCAGAACGGGCATAAGACATTCATTCTAACGTCAGTCATCCCCGGTCAGGTCAAAGACCTCAATATCGCTCTGCCGCCACGCCCGGCTTCTTCTCGAGCGTGTTAAGCCATCCGTCGCCCCGAGCCCCGCGCCGGAGGTGTCATTATTATTATTTTGGGCGGCCACCAGCGCGTCCGCCTCGTCGCGGCCGACCTCGACTTCGTCGAAGTAGCCCTGCCCGCCGAGGCTCGTGCGCGGGATGTAGAGCTTGGTCGTGCCTGTGCTCGTGGTGTCTGCCTCTTTGCTTCTCTCCGTGTCCgtgcctgcgcctgcgccgtcTGCTACTGCGGACGTGCCCGTTGCCTcttcggcagcagcaggtggGTCTGGCTGGCCCGTCTTGGTCGTCTGTCTTGCTGGGGCGGGAGTATCCTTAGAGGTGTCGGGGAGACGTGGAAGTTGCGTGCGCAGCGGTGCGGGTAGCGGGGAGGCAAAGGGGTCGCTGTCGGCGATGATGCTGGAGGTGTTCGCCGCGGAAGGTTTCTGGTCCCGACTGAGTATGCTCGAGGCTGGGGGTTTCTTCAGCGGCAGCACGGGGAAGTCCTCGTCATCGGATAAGATCTCCGCCGGCTGTATTTTTTCGGCGGCGGTAAGCTTGCTATCCGCTAACGGAACACTCCCGTTCTTAAGCACTCGGCCAAAATCCCTGATCGACTTCTGCGTTGAGACTGTGACGCGGTCTTCGGCTCCGCTTTTGACCCTCTTGAAAGGCCTCTCTTTCCTGGCAGGCTGCACTTCGACTGAGCCGCGAGCCCCTTCAACTAACTTGTCCGAGACCGGGAGCCGCTGCTTTGTCGAGATTGGAGACGGGCTGAAtaatggcggcggcgagaccgCATCATCAACTGGTGGAATTTGTGGTCGCTTTGTCCTCGTGGGCGTCAGTTCGCAGCGCGTCACAGGCGCGTAAGCGGCCGGAGGCGACCCAGGGGCGGCAGGACTAGACGAGATAATAATAGGCTCCTGGGCGGAGCTCGATTGGGGTTGTGTCTGTGAGGCGGAAGACAGAGAAGACTTGGCGGCCCTGGAACTGCGTTGTGAGCTGGCCAGCGTCCAAGGGTTGATGTCGGTTGGCGGCTGGGTGGCCTGTGAGGCTGCGGAGGTCTTCTTGGATAGCTTACTTCTTCCCTTTGCCGCGGGCGGGTTGGACGAGTAGCTGATTCTAGGAGGAGAGGAACCAAGAATGGGGCCAACAGAATCCTTGGCCATGCTATCGGAGACGCCCTTGGTGACCTTGACGTATTTGTCGAGCGCCCCGACAGGCATATCCGTCTTCTTGGCTCTAGGCTTGCGGGTAGCCTTCTCGACAACCCGTTGCTCCTTCATCCGCTGCTTTCCTTCCCAATCTTCCACGGTCAGGGGAACTCCCAGCTTGGCAACCGTCTCGGGAATCCAAACCAGCTCCGGCTGCAGCGGGTCAAAAGCCTTCTTACTGTTTTCTGGCTTCGACTGGTCGTTCCCAAACTCTGCGGCTTCCTCATCAAACTCATCGTCGCTGTTCAGCGTGATTCCTGTTCGCCCAAAGGCCTCAACCTCTTCCTCGGGCTCCGCGCCCAGGTCCAGCTTGACGATCTCCGCCGGAATAAATGAGATGCGAAGTTCGGGTGTTGCATCGGTACTGAAGTGCATCCGCCTGCTTGAGATAGCCTTGACGAGTGCTGACTCCTCCCTCTGGATCACTTCGAGCTCGTCGGAGCGTCCATCGGCTGAGGCGTATCTGCCAAGGAACTGCTGGACTAGGAGACTGGGAGCCAAGACGCGGATGAGCTTCACGGCGCCAATGCGGAACGCCCAGTCGAACGTCTCGCGAACGAAGTCTCGAAGGCCCACGACATCTACGGCGCCCTCGCTGGGGAACTCCTTCTTTAGTCTGTCGATAGTGGCCTCCCGGGAAACTACCGGATGAGTGTAGTATCTTAGAACTTCCAGATTCGGGAAGCTCTCCGGGATCTCCAAGGCCTTGTGTCTCGTCCGGAAGAAGCCGCTCTCGTTCGTCCGCAGCTCATGGAGCAACCGCTCCTTCCACGCCGCCAGACCGGCCCTGTCCGCTCTTTTAATCCGGCACAGGTCCCGGCCGAACCcggccctcgccgcctcgcAGGCGACCTTGACGCCGCACCCAGGGACACCTTCAGGAAGGTAATCACCTCCGCTCATCAAAGCGACCAGCACCATCCCCTCTCTGTCAAGCCCGCTCGGTCCCGCAGCCACCGCACTGGCGTCGTACATCGACACATGGGTCGGCGTCTTGGACCCTTTGGTCCCCTCGGCAGACCAATTTCTCAGCGTCCTGCGGCAGCCGAACATGATCGTGTCCACGTCCTCGCTGagcacggcgtcgacgactccctgctgctcgagcagggcgcactcggcctccgcctcgccggGAGCGTCGTGCGTGGCGAAACCGAAGAGCCGGATTAGGCGTTTCGCCATTGCGGTGGCTACCGCGTCACCGCGGGCTCCGGAACGTTTGTTCCGCTTGAAGGCTGGCTTGTTGGGGCCATCGAACACGAATATCGGATGGATGGCAAGGCCTAGGAGCCGGACGAGCCGGTAGAACAGAGTGCGGATTGCGGGGTTAGCGCCGCCTAGTATTCGCGCACACACTAGTTAGACATATGGTTGCCCCGGCAGTGGCTGGAAAGcaagagggagagagaggaacGTACCCCTAGCCGCCTGGACCTGGAACTGCCATATTGAGAAGTCAATGGCTAGTCGGAGAGGCCGCTGGGTCCGTTCGAGGTTGTCCACGGCGAGTTTGCAAAGCGATACACGCTCTCCCGGCCCGATTTCTTTGTAGATTCTGCAAATGGCAAAAACGTGAGCTTTCGTGCTGGTGGCGACATGGGGCTGCGAAGTGCACCAGTTTAATGAATGCAGCGATGCTCTAACTTACCCTTTGATGCCCATCTTCGCAGCTCTGccgggggggaggggggatcCAAAAATCAAGATGCAACTGGCTATCGAGCCATCATAAGCTAAGTAACTGAGCAAGTCGAAGCCAGCTTCTCCTGGTGCGCACCTCCCGAGACGGAGGTGAGGCAGGAGGTGCCGATCGCTTTGTTGATGTTGTTCCGTTTGCGGGAGGAAGCAACGGTTGTCAGAGGCAGCGGCGGACAGCTTAGGCAGGTAACAGCGATTATTGCATGACCTTGCGGGCATCTACGAAATAACAACCAAAAGTTATGCATCTAACAGGGATGTAAAACCACCAGCAACCAGCTGGCTCCACACAGGCGTGTCACTGTCGCTTCCAGGTTCGCTTAACGGAACACAACCTCAAACATCTCACATCGGTAATGAGTGGATGCACGCTTGATGAGCCTGGGAAAAAGAATTGAGCTGTATCCTATCCTGAGAGAGACCATCCGAAAGTTATCTCTGTCCCATGCTGTCCTGAACCTTTCTCTCCAGATTTCCCGAGCAAACGATGTCGGCGCCAGCGGGCTCAGCACCGCTCCCGCACCGGTCGGTCGCTAACATCCGATCGCCGCCGGGGGCCGGGCATCACCCGAGTGGGCCATCAACGCCGCTGCGGCCCATCCCGTCCAACTTCGGGTCCCCATCCAGCCtccgcgccgacgaggaaATCATCATCGTCGAGTTTGGCACCCGCAAGCTGCAGGTGGGCTTTTCGGGCGATCCGGCGCCCAGGGGGTGCGTCTGGTTTGGCCCggaccagcagcgccgggttGGCGATTTCAGGGAGTGGCAGACCGACTACCGCTACGACTGGCGGAGAGCTGCCCGTCATGGTGATTCCTGGGGCAGGGATCACGAGCTGTGGCAGTACGACGTCCGCGGTGTGGATTTGGGGCTGGTGGGGGACAAGATTGAGAGGGCCCTGAGCGAGGCGTTTACCAAGTATGTCGTCCCCAGCGGGATTCCCAACTTGCGGATCAACTCACCAAGGCTAGGTACTTGCTCATTGACTCGCGTCCGCGTCGCATGGTTTGGGTGCTTCCCTCCTCTCTGCCCATACCGCTGCTGTCAGCCGCGCTGGACAGCGTCTTCAGCCGGTTCCAACCGCCAACCGTGTCGCTGCTCTCGTCGCCGATTGCCTTGGCCGTCGGCGCTGGTGTACGGTCGGCGCTTGTGGTCGACCTCGGCTGGAGCGAAACCATCGTCACCAGCGTCTACGAGTACCGCGAGGTGGCTGCCAAGAGAAGCatccgcggcggcaggaTGCTTGTGGAGCAGACACACAAACTGCTCGCGAAACATCTCCCCGAAGACCAAGGCGGATCCGAGAGCAAGCAGGAGTACGTCCTAAGCTTTGAGGAATGCAGCGACATCACCACCCGCATGGTCTGGTGCAGGCCTCGTCAACActccgacgacgaccagccCGCTTCTGGCTCGTTGCCCACTGTGCAGGAGCACGATGACGCAGAGCAACCTGGCGACTCACCAACGCCTGGGAGAACCAGCACAGTTACCATTCCCTTGAAGTCATGGCTGTCGCCAACGTCGCTGGAGCTTCCCTTTAACGCCCTCTCAGAGCCCTGCGAGGACGCCTTCTTCGACTCCCATTATTCGCATACCAGCTTCGATGACCATGAACTACCCCTCCCCCTGCTCGTGTACCGCAGCCTTCTGCAGCTCCCAGTAGATGTCCGGGCGCTCTGCATGTCTCGCATCATATTCACCGGCGGATGCTCCAATGTCCTTGGGCTCCGCGGGCGTATCTTCGATGAAGTCTCCGAATTAGTCCGAGAGCGAGGCTGGGATCCGGTCCAGGGCAAAGGCGTAGAGCAGTTGCGCGCCAACCCGAAACTGAAGCGAAGGGGAGTCCGTCAGACTGGTGAGAGCCCCATGGGGGTATCATCGCCGCCCGGTGACGGCGAGGAGCAAGACGGCGTGTGGCACGACGCCGCCAACAcggcgcccgaggcggaTCCCATCGAGGAGCAGCTGCAGAGGGGCATGGACAGGAGACCACGCGTCCAAGGCGAGTTGAGAGCAATCGAGTCGCTGGGGGCCTGGAGCGGGGCGAGCCTGGTCACGCATCTCAAGGCGCCGGCCGTTGCCGCGATTGACCGAGAGGTCTGGCTGCAACACGGggcggctggcgccgtcAGGGCGAGCGACGTTGACTACAAGGCGCAGAGGCAGAGTTTgggggccggcgggctgATGCGAGGCTCCGCTGCTGGGTCGGCCTGGACGCTCGGTGTGTGGGGGGCAGTCTGAGGCGATAATGGAGGCAGAATGTTCTTAAATAAACGATACCCCTTAGAACCACAAAGAATTCTTGCATTGTCTCTGATGACAGGTGTTGATTTTTTTTTCACGAGGTTCGCCTGTTTTGCAGGCAGACCTGGATTTTTGGGCAATGCAGTCAATCGTGGTGTGCTCGTTACTGTGGGGATCGCAGCCGTGTGTGTTTACACCCCTGAGTCGTGTCGTTCAGGGGGACGGTTACGCTCTCTTAACCTTCCCGGTTACTGACTGCAACTGCTAAGGTATGGACTCTTAAACACCGATCTGAGTTTGTGGCCAGTCTCTGGAAGCAGGCTCTTTGGAGATGACGTCTTTTCTGCCTCCTTCCTTTCTCCTCAGCTTTCAGTTGTTGTGGGCTGGAGCGTGACTTCCTTCCCGTCAATTTGGGGCGTCCTCACTTGCACAGAGTCATGCCTCCAACACGCTCCTTCCTAATCCTGAAAGAGCGGCCGCCCTTTGCACTTCTCGCACCTTCTCGTTATCATCGCTGTGCCCAGGCAGTCAGTCCCCTTGGCCGTTCCCTTGGCCCTTGCCTTTCAAGCACTGCAAAGCTGCCCTGCAGTCTTCCGCTCAACCCCACTGTGCTCGTTTCCTTTCTCCGTTTCTCGTCCACATCCTCCGCACCATTTTGCATCGCCAACCTCTTGTTCTTCGTCCAACTCTTCAGCCTTCACCCAGTGTCTCTGTCAGGGACCTACATCCAACTTTGGCAGCTTGCTACCCTCTTTTCCTGTCCTTTGGCACCTTTTTTGTGTTTTGGGCTTGCATCCAACCTTGACCgtgtcgtcctcctcgccttcTCCACAACTTCTCGACTGACTTCTCGACTTCTCGTGTCGACCTCGGACCTGAGTGAGAACCAGGCCGTGCGGCTATTCTCGTGCACTCCCACCCACCCTCCTTGCGCCTTGGCCCAAGTGAAGAATCATCGGCTTCCCAAGAGCAGCCAACCACCGACTTGCTGCCATTTCTGTACCCTAGGTATGTGATATTCCTGCAACTCCCATCCATCTGCCCGCGATGTCAGCAATCGGCACCCCCGCCCGAAACACCCACAATCCTCGCAACTCCCGGCCTGCATAAGCGCGAAGCCCCCGTTGTCGCGTGTTCTCCGCCTGCGCGACAAAATAATGCAGTCTCCGTGCCGCAAGCGTGCTAAGCGCTTGCTTGAGCTGCTGAAAGAACGCCAAGATGCAGACACTGGCCTCACTCCGCCAATTTTGTTTGCGATAAAACATCTTCTCCAGCTCACCCATCGCTGCAATTTGGTCGAGGTCAACATCGACTCGCTCGCAGTGAACCGCCCGTTGACCTCCTACCGCTCACTGCTGCCGACCTTCATCGTATCACAGCTTGAAGGACAGCAACTGACAGAAAAGTGCAGCGAGAAGGTGTCGGTGCCGCCAATTGCCGGCTTTGTCATTCAGTCGCTGCCATCGGTTTGCGGTCACGAGGATCTATATCCCACCTTGTTCCGCTGGTACTATCCACCGCGGCATCGGACATATTACGTCTTCGCCTACATTACACACAACATGCCGCGCCGCACCTACACTCTTACTGAGCTGCTTGGTCTTCGGATGACGCGGACCTCAGGTGATGAAGTCTTGACCCTGAGCGAAAACCCCGAGTTTGGTATGTTGCGAGATTCTCCTGCACTCTCCCGGTCAAGGAACTGACGCAGCAACCCAACTCTAGCCGACATCCTTCGTCGCCCTGGAAGAGAGTCTTCTTCTGGCTCCAGCTGCAAACCAGCGGCCATCAGGCCTAAGGACGATTCCTCTGTGACTTCTGACGAACTCGTATTCAAGGGCACCATGAGTCGCCGCTCGGGTCGCGACCTAGCTCGACAAGCGTCTCAGAATTCTATCCGCCACCCCGTCCGCGACTCTGTCAAGGACCTGGCCCGGGACAATGCCCGCAGACCTGCCCGGGAGTCTGACTCGGAACCCGCTCGTCCCACGGAATGGAAGTATTCTGGCCGAAGCGAgaccgaggccgccgctgcagagCCGATCCCCGCGCCTACCGGTGCCCCAGCCCAGCGAGACGAAGGCTTTCAGCGTTTCTACAAGGCTGTCGTCTCACCCACACATGTCCGCGTGACGGCTGGTGGTCGAATTGTCCCCAATACCCGTGGTCCCCCGTCACCGACCTCCAAGCGGTCCAGCGACAACTCAGCCATGGACAATCAGAGCGCGCCTGATAAACCGGCACTCAGCAAACCAATGGCGGCCCCGATCGGCCTTGGTCAGCCTGTTCCAGTCGTGCCGCAGCTCGTAGCTGGTTATCCCGCCGGGTTCCAGCCGATGCAGGCTCCAATTTCGTTTGTGCCCATGGCATTGGGAGCTCCCCTGCCTCCTGGATTCTCGTTCGCCCAGTCTTCTCTCAATCCTGCTGCCGTGGCACCCATGGCACCGGACGGCGCTTTGAAAGACATGCACAACATCAAGGTCGAAGGCGTTCGGTCGGATGCCGCTGCCCCCAATGACAAGCACGGCCAGGCGGAGATCCCCGGTTTCTTTGACGGCACCAAGCAGTACTTCTACAACGGTCAGCTGATGTACCCTGTTGGAGCGTTTTCGGCTGCTCTCGGCAGCCCGATGGTGCCCGTTCAGATGGTTGGCATCCCTCACGGCGTTGCGCCGCAGGTTCCGGGGCATTACTTGCAAGctcagccggcgccgccagccccctCCGCGGGGACCGGAACGTCATATGCGCCATCGAACCAGAGTCTCTCTGGAATTCCGCCCGTTGTTAACCACATTGTCCCAGCTAATGCCAACTTCAATGCGGCTACAGCCCCCCCGATGTCGTCGATCAAGCTCAGCGACATCACGAAGAAGCAGATCGCCTCTTTCAAGCAGAGCCTGAAATACCACGAGGATCAGCTCCAGTACAACCGGCACCAGATTGACGAGAAGGACATGGAGAACAAGATCCAAATCATCAAGGGCCACATTCAAAGATTCGAGGCGACTCTGACGGCCCAGCTTGAGTACGAGGAAGCGCAGCGCAGGGCCGCCcaggagaaggaggataAGAAACCATCCCAGCCTCTTGCAGCCGCTGAACCCGTCCGAATTCCGTCCCAACCCGTCGCGTCGATGGCACAGACGGAATGCCGAGCCCCGACCTCTGTGAAAGAGACGGACGAGGCGATCAATCGCAAAATTGGGCTTGCCAGTCACGGTCTCAACGCCAACAGCGGTGAGAGCGGAAAAGCCATGTTTAGAAGTCACGCTGAGCATGGCTTGCCGAATGTACAGACGCTTCCGAGCGAAGCAGCCCTGGCTCCCATCTTCCAACCCCGTGGTTATGCTTCGACCTGGACGGGCAGTAAGTATGCCAGAGAATTGAAGGCCTATGAGGAGTCAGAAAAGGGGCTCGCGGCAGCGGAGTCTAAGAATCTGGAGAACATCCGCCTGGGTGAGCAGCGGTCGGTGTCCCAGCCGTTCGCCGCCTCCATGGCAGCAGGGACGCATGCTGAGGGCAACCGCAACGCTGGGGTTCAAGACACTCGATCTGACAGGAACACCAAGGCCGGAGGAAAGCAGCAGTCCAATCTCGGAGTGCCGTACTTACTTGGCACTCTTCCCAAAGGCGTCAATCCTCGCACCGCCAGGGATCAGGACTACGTGTACAACCGGCCGCTGACCGACGAGGAGCGCCGCGCTCGCTTTCTGTACTGGGGCAAGGCCCCCAAGTCCGCTGTCAAAGGTCTGCCCAAGTATGATGGGAAGCATTTTTACCCGCCCTCGCCGGTCAAGGAGAGCGCGGCCGAGCCTGTTGCTCGGGGCAGCACCGAGGATCGCAAGACAGACTCGGATGCCGATCCATTCCGCCCCAAGACACCTGTACAGCGGGGAGATGGCAGGGGCATGACTGCTAGCGAGGACAACTGCGCCGCTGGCAGACTCGCCAGAAAAATCTCGTTTGAAAGTCAGGTCAATAGCAGCTCGGAGGACTTCATTGCGGGCGGCGGACCTGCCAAGGGTCGTGACGACAGCACCGATCTCAGCTCTGTTGGTTCCGCTGAGCGCCGCACCGAGAATGCAGTGTAAGTCACCAGGCGTTGCTTGCACGTTGTAACAGAATGCTGATAGCGTGCTGCAGTGGAAAGCTTTGGGAGTCCGTGCTCAAGAAGGGGCAGAGCAGCAGTGCTCTCTCCTCGACCACCGCTCAAGGCTTGCTGCCTCACTATACCGGCAACGCCGCCGCATCGCTGGTTCCGTCGCTGAGCACGAACCAAGCATCCTCCCCCAGAGACGGCGCGCCGGGTAAGCTTTCGGACGTCCAGGACCTGAccgatggcggcggtgcgccTCTCTCGGCTGTTCCGGAG
The nucleotide sequence above comes from Thermothielavioides terrestris NRRL 8126 chromosome 6, complete sequence. Encoded proteins:
- a CDS encoding uncharacterized protein (Contains conserved domain COG5531[COG5531], SWIB-domain-containing proteins implicated in chromatin remodeling), with translation MQPQYRGYAPQHAAPRTAGQHVPPRRGGIGPMMSAGPHHSVPMTQAQINQQHHQQQQANHLAKLRSRKPTDKSLPDGVEETLVGSDVAAAYKNLRDLERRLDATMTRKRLDIVDSLSRNTKRYKTLRIWISNTVEDQFWQSNGLNVDTFDFSSNLESSYRVKIEGRLLDDDDESETDDEEPKAGDGGADGGKMETDTPSKIKTKAAPAKRARLSHFFKALTVDFDRSRSGSSGADPIVEWKKPDRTPAGAGNLPAMADFDQFTFKRNGDENMNITINLFRHEDPERFELSPELAEVIDMREATRQEVVMALWEYIKLMNLQEDEEKRNFRCDDLLRTQIIPRETGYIPQLNEYITPHLRPLPPIKLPYTIRVDEEFHKAPQPTIYDVRVAVDDPLRAKLLPFIQNPQYAAMLKDVAVLDDQLATLVQAVAHSKAKHTFLTSMARDPVGFVKAWLSSQKRDLEVIMGEATRGGGEDATGDEWRRGGRDSVWATPNARESVNVLLSKQPARV